The following proteins are co-located in the Planococcus plakortidis genome:
- the mgtE gene encoding magnesium transporter yields MTENEITLALIQSLKDGRAQDFQHILDELQPYDIAVQYSHLPEKHRERFLLHLTIRQLTELMQELHRNDQVRLLERMSVDQSSKVLDLMDNDDLLSLLSDLEPNMIEELLSRMNREESSYIQKTMNYPPETAGRIMNNRYVWIPRHYTIREAIDKIRDFAEIAEYLNYLYVVDDDKKLLGVVSYKDLILGELDEQIDDVMYTRVVKVDALTDQEEAAAIIGRYDFITLPVVDSENRLLGIITVDDVIDVVLQEANEDIEKLSASGKAIDFHTQPFIAAYRRLPWLILLLFIGLISGGIISRFEDTLQTVVALAFFMPMIAGMTGNTGTQSLAVVVRGLVGQKPDRKGTYKLILRELWVGIIIGLTCAILILLIAYIWQGSLVLGLVVGSSLLLTLIIGTLAGTIIPLILYRLNIDPAVASGPLITTINDIFSLLIYFGLASLFISRLM; encoded by the coding sequence CAGTCCTTAAAGGATGGCCGGGCGCAAGACTTCCAGCACATACTCGATGAGCTGCAGCCTTATGATATCGCCGTCCAATATAGCCATCTGCCTGAAAAGCACCGAGAACGGTTCCTGCTTCACCTGACAATCCGCCAATTGACCGAGCTGATGCAGGAGCTTCACCGCAACGACCAAGTCCGTTTGCTTGAGCGGATGTCGGTCGACCAATCATCGAAAGTGCTCGACTTGATGGATAATGACGATCTCCTCTCGCTGTTGTCCGACCTCGAGCCGAATATGATCGAGGAGCTCCTGTCGCGCATGAATCGCGAGGAATCTTCCTATATCCAAAAGACCATGAACTACCCGCCGGAAACAGCGGGCCGCATCATGAACAACCGCTACGTCTGGATCCCGCGCCATTACACGATCCGTGAAGCGATCGATAAAATCCGTGATTTTGCGGAAATTGCCGAGTACTTGAACTATCTTTATGTCGTCGACGATGACAAAAAACTGCTTGGGGTCGTTTCCTATAAGGATTTGATCCTTGGCGAACTGGATGAACAAATCGATGACGTCATGTACACGCGGGTCGTGAAAGTCGATGCCTTGACCGACCAGGAAGAAGCGGCTGCCATCATCGGACGTTACGATTTTATCACCTTACCGGTCGTCGATAGCGAAAACCGCCTGCTCGGCATCATCACGGTCGATGACGTCATCGATGTCGTGCTGCAGGAAGCGAATGAAGACATCGAAAAGCTTTCCGCCTCCGGAAAGGCCATCGATTTCCACACACAGCCTTTTATAGCGGCTTACCGCCGTTTGCCCTGGCTGATTTTGCTCCTATTTATCGGGCTGATTTCGGGTGGCATCATCAGCCGATTTGAAGACACGTTGCAGACAGTGGTCGCCTTGGCATTCTTCATGCCCATGATTGCCGGCATGACCGGTAACACCGGCACCCAGTCGCTTGCAGTTGTCGTGCGCGGCCTCGTTGGCCAAAAGCCAGACAGAAAAGGCACATACAAGCTCATCCTCCGCGAACTATGGGTCGGTATCATTATCGGCCTCACCTGCGCCATTTTGATTTTGCTCATCGCTTATATCTGGCAAGGCAGCCTGGTTCTCGGGCTCGTCGTCGGCAGTTCGCTGCTTTTGACTTTGATCATCGGGACGCTCGCCGGCACCATCATTCCGCTCATCCTGTATCGGTTGAACATAGACCCTGCTGTCGCCTCCGGGCCGCTGATCACGACCATCAACGATATATTCTCCTTGCTCATTTATTTCGGGCTTGCCTCGCTGTTCATCTCCCGTTTGATGTGA
- a CDS encoding DUF4395 domain-containing protein has translation MTIPKPLVQLNQAFLVATVVAGLFFHPLILLVPFAIGTVTLITKQNPLIAFGRRFLPNPPNSYPQEDRDQQLFNQWIATACLGLSLLFFAAGLPSVATVFGAMVIIAAGVALMGYCIGCTVRYQLMMWKHRRAKTDY, from the coding sequence ATGACCATTCCAAAACCGCTCGTCCAGCTAAATCAAGCCTTTCTTGTCGCTACTGTAGTCGCCGGACTCTTCTTCCATCCACTGATTTTGCTCGTGCCTTTCGCCATCGGAACCGTCACCTTGATCACTAAGCAAAACCCGCTCATCGCATTCGGCCGCCGCTTTTTGCCGAATCCCCCGAACAGCTATCCGCAGGAAGACCGCGACCAGCAATTGTTCAATCAATGGATCGCCACGGCCTGCCTCGGGCTTTCGCTCCTGTTTTTCGCAGCAGGCCTGCCGAGCGTTGCCACGGTATTCGGTGCCATGGTCATCATTGCGGCCGGTGTGGCGCTTATGGGCTATTGCATCGGCTGCACCGTGCGCTATCAGCTAATGATGTGGAAACACCGCCGGGCGAAAACGGATTATTGA